Proteins from one Acidimicrobiia bacterium genomic window:
- a CDS encoding 4-alpha-glucanotransferase: protein MRFGREGGVLLPVAALPGGVLGDDALKFLDWMADAGQRWWQILPFGPPDEHGSPYAATSAFAGSPTWLARPDARVTSAEIDELVATQGSWAAAWAAYAGPGALADQVRFAREWHRVREHANARGVRILGDMAFAVAAGSADHRATPEIFRPGFVGGVPPDDWSATGQRWGTPVYDWSELRRQGYRWWIERFARTFELVDAVRIDHFRGFVAAWLIPERNRTARAGRWTRGPGRAVFDATRAELGDLALVAENLGLITPAVERLRSELGLPGSVVMQFAFQGDMVNRPPNEPTEHDVVYTGTHDNDTTVGWWRGASEPQRAGVRRALDARGIVEDDPHWMLTRLALASRGAISIVPAQDLLGLGSEARTNTPGRATGNWRWRLPRGALTPALAKRLRAETEASGRLDNG, encoded by the coding sequence GTGCGATTCGGGCGTGAGGGCGGCGTGCTCTTGCCGGTGGCCGCACTACCCGGCGGTGTGCTCGGCGACGACGCGCTCAAGTTTCTCGATTGGATGGCCGATGCGGGGCAGCGCTGGTGGCAGATCCTGCCCTTCGGCCCGCCCGACGAGCACGGCTCGCCGTACGCCGCGACCTCCGCGTTCGCGGGTTCGCCGACGTGGCTCGCGCGACCTGACGCGCGAGTGACGAGTGCAGAGATCGACGAGCTCGTCGCGACCCAAGGATCGTGGGCGGCCGCGTGGGCCGCGTACGCGGGTCCCGGCGCGCTCGCCGACCAGGTGCGGTTCGCGCGCGAGTGGCATCGCGTGCGCGAGCACGCGAACGCGCGCGGTGTGCGCATCCTCGGCGACATGGCGTTCGCCGTCGCGGCCGGGAGCGCCGATCACCGTGCGACGCCCGAGATCTTCCGACCCGGCTTCGTCGGCGGCGTCCCGCCCGACGACTGGAGCGCCACCGGTCAACGTTGGGGCACGCCGGTGTACGACTGGTCGGAGCTGCGGCGCCAGGGTTACCGCTGGTGGATCGAGCGCTTCGCCCGCACCTTCGAGCTGGTCGACGCGGTCCGCATCGACCACTTCCGCGGCTTCGTCGCCGCGTGGCTCATCCCGGAACGCAACCGCACCGCGCGCGCCGGGCGGTGGACGCGCGGTCCGGGCCGCGCGGTGTTCGACGCGACGCGCGCCGAGCTCGGCGACCTCGCGCTCGTTGCCGAGAACCTCGGGCTCATCACGCCCGCGGTCGAGCGGCTGCGCTCGGAGCTCGGCCTTCCGGGGTCGGTCGTGATGCAGTTCGCATTCCAGGGCGACATGGTGAACCGCCCGCCGAACGAGCCGACCGAGCACGACGTCGTCTACACGGGCACGCACGACAACGACACGACCGTCGGCTGGTGGCGCGGCGCGTCGGAGCCACAGCGCGCCGGAGTGCGGCGCGCGCTCGACGCGCGCGGGATCGTCGAAGACGACCCGCACTGGATGCTCACACGCCTCGCGCTCGCGTCGCGAGGCGCCATCTCGATCGTTCCCGCGCAGGACCTGTTGGGTCTCGGCAGTGAGGCGCGCACGAACACTCCGGGCCGCGCGACGGGGAACTGGCGCTGGCGGCTGCCGCGCGGCGCGCTCACGCCCGCGCTCGCGAAGCGGCTGCGGGCCGAGACGGAGGCTTCCGGGCGCCTCGACAACGGGTAG
- a CDS encoding CYTH and CHAD domain-containing protein: MQEREVKLLLDPRARLPEPAVLFDGIADWSVETVEQDAVYFDTADLALARAGASLRFRSDDGWTVKIPRPRVGDALVRDEHSIAGVAGAPPAAATDLVLAWTRSRPVLEVARVHTARRRFVVVDGTGHPLVEVDDDTVTTEDRDGRTTRFHEVEIEARSNADGKQFDDLLHRLRLVGVESADGMPKVVRALGPRAQAPPDLVVPSAPAADATLARLARFAIARSVQRLVDHDPVVRVSDDPEGVHQARVATRRLRSDLRTLAPTLDESWSEPLRAELRWMGEHLGRVRDADVLLERLEAEVDWLSEAEHGDARQLLDRLRAQRARDRDDLLAAMRGARYARLLDALVDAAMSPRVRDALAEEPARLHLAALLERSCKRLRKAVRRLPDEPADADLHEVRKRAKQARYAFEALTPIAGRRAARAARRLADLQEVLGDHQDTVVAEAWLHAAAADTDRPELAFAAGRLAASFADERRARRVEWPTIWKRARRAMKKAQARAGA; this comes from the coding sequence GTGCAGGAACGCGAGGTCAAGCTGCTGCTCGACCCGCGGGCGCGCCTGCCCGAACCGGCGGTGCTCTTCGACGGGATCGCGGACTGGTCGGTCGAAACCGTCGAACAGGACGCCGTCTACTTCGACACTGCCGACCTCGCGCTGGCGCGCGCGGGGGCCAGCTTGCGCTTCCGGTCGGACGACGGCTGGACGGTGAAGATCCCGCGTCCGCGAGTCGGGGACGCGCTCGTGCGCGACGAGCACTCCATCGCGGGAGTCGCGGGTGCACCGCCGGCGGCGGCGACCGACCTCGTGCTCGCATGGACGCGCTCGCGCCCGGTGCTCGAGGTGGCGCGCGTGCACACGGCGCGGCGTCGCTTCGTGGTGGTCGACGGCACCGGCCATCCACTCGTCGAGGTCGACGACGACACCGTCACCACCGAGGACCGGGACGGCCGGACGACGCGCTTTCACGAGGTCGAGATCGAGGCGCGCTCGAATGCGGATGGAAAGCAGTTCGACGACCTCCTCCACCGCCTGCGGTTGGTCGGCGTCGAATCTGCCGACGGCATGCCCAAGGTCGTGCGCGCCCTCGGGCCGCGCGCGCAGGCACCACCCGATCTCGTCGTGCCATCCGCGCCGGCGGCGGACGCGACGCTCGCCCGCCTCGCGCGCTTCGCGATCGCGCGGAGCGTGCAACGTCTCGTCGACCACGACCCCGTCGTGCGAGTGTCGGACGACCCTGAAGGCGTGCACCAGGCCCGCGTCGCGACGCGACGGCTGCGTTCCGACCTGCGCACCCTGGCGCCCACGCTCGACGAATCGTGGAGCGAGCCCCTGCGCGCGGAGCTGCGGTGGATGGGCGAGCACCTCGGCCGCGTTCGCGACGCCGACGTGTTGCTCGAACGGCTCGAAGCGGAGGTCGACTGGCTGTCGGAGGCCGAGCACGGCGATGCGCGGCAGCTGCTCGACCGACTCCGGGCGCAGCGAGCGCGCGACCGCGACGATCTGCTCGCCGCGATGCGCGGCGCGCGCTACGCGCGCCTCCTCGACGCGCTCGTCGACGCGGCGATGTCACCACGGGTTCGAGACGCGCTCGCCGAGGAGCCGGCGCGCCTGCACCTCGCGGCGCTCCTCGAGCGTTCGTGCAAGCGGCTCCGAAAGGCGGTGCGGCGGCTCCCGGACGAGCCCGCCGACGCCGATCTCCACGAGGTCCGCAAGCGCGCGAAGCAGGCGCGGTACGCGTTCGAGGCGCTGACCCCGATCGCGGGCCGACGGGCCGCACGCGCGGCACGCCGGCTCGCCGATCTCCAGGAAGTGCTGGGCGACCATCAGGACACCGTCGTCGCGGAGGCGTGGCTCCATGCGGCCGCGGCCGATACCGATCGCCCCGAGCTCGCGTTCGCCGCGGGCCGGCTCGCCGCGTCATTCGCCGACGAGCGCCGCGCCCGGCGCGTCGAGTGGCCCACGATCTGGAAGCGCGCCCGGCGCGCGATGAAGAAGGCTCAGGCGCGGGCAGGCGCCTGA
- a CDS encoding DoxX family protein, whose translation MRRSRTDRSSRPSVASGLALFALRGVLGGSLVAHGSQKLFGAFDGEGLENTAKMFDDNLALEPEPLMATVAGVCEMGGGALVLAGLGGPVGPAAIAGTMTVAARTAHAGKPYFAQRGGPELAITNAAIATALGMTGFGRFSLDGRHRGWYPVVVRVAALAAGFAGGAWIVSRARSEQLARERAQSDASTDANEDSYVTAGSLATERVRQSAR comes from the coding sequence ATGCGCCGTTCTCGTACCGATCGGTCCAGCCGACCGAGCGTCGCCTCCGGTCTCGCGCTCTTCGCACTGCGGGGCGTGCTCGGCGGGTCGCTCGTCGCCCACGGCTCGCAGAAGCTCTTCGGAGCCTTCGACGGTGAAGGCTTGGAGAACACCGCGAAGATGTTCGACGACAACCTCGCGCTCGAACCGGAGCCCTTGATGGCCACGGTCGCGGGGGTCTGCGAGATGGGCGGCGGCGCGCTCGTCCTCGCCGGTCTCGGCGGGCCGGTGGGGCCCGCGGCGATCGCCGGCACCATGACCGTCGCCGCGCGCACCGCGCACGCGGGCAAGCCGTACTTCGCGCAGCGCGGTGGTCCGGAGCTCGCGATCACGAACGCGGCGATCGCGACCGCGCTCGGTATGACCGGCTTCGGCCGGTTCAGTCTCGACGGTCGTCACCGCGGGTGGTACCCGGTCGTCGTGCGCGTCGCCGCGCTCGCCGCGGGCTTCGCGGGCGGCGCCTGGATCGTCTCGCGCGCGCGGAGCGAGCAGCTCGCTCGCGAGCGCGCGCAGTCCGACGCGAGCACGGACGCGAACGAAGATTCGTACGTGACCGCGGGTTCTCTCGCGACCGAGCGTGTGCGACAATCAGCGCGCTGA
- a CDS encoding DUF72 domain-containing protein has protein sequence MTRLGEVRIGTSGWVYRDWRGPFYPRDLPTKQWFAHYATEFDTVEINNTFYRMPDFETFDQWKRQAPPGFVYSLKLGQFGSHRMKLRDAQSWLPNHVERARRLGRALGPTLVHLPPRWRANVERLDEFLSVAPRSMRWAVELRDASWLRDDVFDVLRAHGAALCLHDLLPRHPRVLTTDWTYLRFHGPAALEQKYVGRYGGRRLTRHADRIASWQADGIDVYAYFNNDFHGDAILDAHWLRERVARNATRLSPGTGGHAS, from the coding sequence GTGACCCGTCTCGGCGAGGTCCGCATCGGCACGTCGGGTTGGGTGTACCGCGACTGGCGCGGGCCGTTCTATCCGCGCGACCTGCCGACGAAGCAGTGGTTCGCGCACTACGCGACCGAGTTCGACACCGTCGAGATCAACAACACCTTCTACCGGATGCCGGACTTCGAGACGTTCGACCAGTGGAAGCGACAGGCGCCACCCGGCTTCGTGTACTCGCTCAAGCTCGGACAGTTCGGTTCGCACCGCATGAAGCTGCGCGACGCGCAGAGTTGGCTGCCGAACCACGTCGAGCGCGCGCGCCGGCTCGGACGCGCCCTCGGTCCGACGCTCGTGCACCTGCCGCCGCGCTGGCGTGCGAACGTCGAGCGACTCGACGAGTTCCTTTCGGTCGCGCCGCGTTCGATGCGCTGGGCGGTGGAGCTGCGCGACGCGTCATGGCTGCGCGACGACGTGTTCGACGTGCTGCGCGCGCACGGCGCCGCGCTCTGCCTGCACGATCTGCTCCCGCGTCACCCGCGTGTCCTCACGACCGACTGGACATATCTCCGGTTCCACGGGCCCGCGGCGTTGGAGCAGAAATATGTCGGCCGCTACGGCGGGCGGCGACTCACGCGTCACGCCGACCGGATCGCGTCGTGGCAGGCCGACGGCATCGACGTGTACGCCTACTTCAACAACGATTTTCACGGCGACGCGATCCTCGATGCGCACTGGCTGCGCGAGCGGGTCGCGCGCAACGCGACACGTTTGTCGCCGGGAACCGGCGGGCACGCCAGCTAG
- a CDS encoding ubiquinol-cytochrome c reductase cytochrome b subunit gives MIARLNRWLDERLGSSRAVRKAVNKAFPDHWSFMLGEIAMYSLVVLILTGIYLTFFFNDSQHEVIYHGSYKALDGVRMTEAYESVVHLSFDVRAGLVMRQIHHWAALVFLAAIVAHLCRIFFTGAFRKPRELNWIVGVTLLLLALGNGFAGYSLPDDLLSGTGLRVANAFMLSIPLIGPHLAFFAFNGEFPGTSIISRLYIIHVLIFPALIVALLSAHLAILWHQKHTQFRGPEKRERNVVGNRLWPTYTAKSIGLFAIVAGVLSALGGLAQINPIWLYGPYDPAAVSTAAQPDWYLGWTEGAIRIFPPWFLHIGHYGVPEVFWPSIALPGLTFALLYAWPFLERRFTHDTAEHHLLDRPRDRPVRTAIGVGVLMFYVVLLVAGAQDLFAQWFNLSILSVTRTLQVLVFALPLASALVTWKLCRDLGRAEPRPWEEDPFEPDPHEDDPVAPEESPITIGS, from the coding sequence ATGATCGCCCGGCTGAACCGCTGGCTCGACGAGCGCCTCGGTTCGTCGCGCGCGGTGCGCAAGGCGGTGAACAAGGCGTTTCCGGATCACTGGTCATTCATGCTCGGCGAGATCGCGATGTACTCGCTCGTGGTGCTGATCCTCACCGGCATCTACCTGACGTTCTTCTTCAACGACAGCCAGCACGAAGTGATCTACCACGGCAGCTACAAGGCCCTCGACGGCGTGCGCATGACCGAGGCGTACGAGTCGGTCGTGCACCTGAGCTTCGACGTGCGCGCCGGGCTCGTGATGCGTCAGATCCACCACTGGGCCGCGCTCGTGTTCCTCGCCGCGATCGTCGCGCACCTGTGCCGCATCTTCTTCACCGGCGCGTTCCGCAAGCCGCGCGAGCTGAACTGGATCGTCGGCGTCACGCTGCTGCTGCTCGCGCTCGGAAACGGCTTCGCCGGCTACTCGCTGCCCGACGATCTCCTCTCGGGCACCGGCCTGCGCGTCGCGAACGCCTTCATGCTGTCGATCCCGCTCATCGGCCCCCACCTCGCGTTCTTCGCGTTCAACGGCGAGTTCCCGGGCACGTCGATCATCTCGCGCCTCTACATCATCCACGTGCTCATCTTCCCGGCGCTGATCGTCGCCCTGTTGAGCGCGCACCTCGCGATCCTCTGGCACCAGAAACACACGCAGTTCCGTGGTCCGGAAAAGCGCGAGCGCAACGTCGTCGGCAACCGGCTGTGGCCCACGTACACGGCGAAGTCGATCGGGCTGTTCGCGATCGTCGCGGGCGTGCTGTCGGCGCTCGGCGGGCTCGCGCAGATCAACCCGATCTGGTTGTACGGGCCGTACGACCCCGCGGCGGTGAGCACCGCGGCCCAACCCGACTGGTACCTCGGCTGGACCGAGGGCGCGATCCGCATCTTCCCGCCGTGGTTCCTGCACATCGGCCACTACGGCGTGCCCGAGGTGTTCTGGCCATCGATCGCGCTGCCGGGTTTGACGTTCGCGCTGCTCTACGCGTGGCCGTTCCTCGAACGGCGCTTCACGCACGACACCGCGGAGCACCATCTGCTCGACCGGCCGCGCGACCGCCCGGTCCGCACGGCGATCGGGGTCGGCGTGCTGATGTTCTACGTCGTGCTGCTCGTCGCCGGCGCGCAGGACCTGTTCGCGCAGTGGTTCAACCTGTCGATCCTCTCGGTGACGCGCACGCTCCAGGTGCTCGTGTTCGCGTTGCCCCTCGCCAGCGCGTTGGTCACGTGGAAGCTCTGCCGCGACCTCGGGCGGGCGGAGCCGCGGCCGTGGGAGGAGGACCCGTTCGAGCCGGATCCGCACGAGGACGACCCGGTCGCCCCGGAAGAGTCGCCGATCACCATCGGATCGTGA
- a CDS encoding cytochrome c oxidase assembly protein — protein MADLGALTPVGVVAVLYAIGLTRAHVDAGRRWAGWSGIVALAVALGPPIDVWAATNLSAHMVQHVVLLTIAPPLLVVGLAPETILAVSPRAQELLAPFARAFRRAPLLVWTAAALALQTAALGLWHVPSIYDAAATHAPLHAAEHLSFVLTGVAFWWLVARAGTGAAVITIFLASLPGTLLGALLTLSTATWYPHYATGSPTAALQDQQLAGVVMWAVAGMAYVAAGAVLFVMWLRALERRSPARVTVEAIR, from the coding sequence GTGGCTGACCTCGGCGCGCTCACTCCCGTCGGCGTGGTCGCCGTCCTGTACGCGATCGGGCTGACGCGCGCACACGTCGACGCGGGTCGCCGGTGGGCGGGGTGGTCCGGCATCGTCGCGCTGGCGGTCGCGCTCGGACCGCCGATCGACGTCTGGGCGGCGACGAACCTGAGCGCGCACATGGTGCAGCACGTCGTGCTGTTGACGATCGCGCCGCCGTTGCTCGTCGTCGGGCTCGCACCGGAGACGATCCTCGCGGTGTCGCCGCGGGCGCAGGAGCTCCTCGCGCCGTTCGCACGGGCATTCCGCCGCGCGCCGCTCCTCGTGTGGACCGCGGCCGCGCTCGCGCTGCAGACCGCCGCGCTCGGGCTGTGGCACGTGCCGTCGATCTACGACGCCGCTGCGACCCACGCGCCGCTGCACGCGGCCGAGCACCTCAGCTTCGTGCTCACCGGCGTCGCGTTCTGGTGGCTGGTCGCGCGCGCCGGCACCGGTGCCGCGGTGATCACGATCTTCCTCGCCTCGCTGCCGGGCACGCTGCTCGGCGCGCTCCTCACGCTCTCGACCGCGACCTGGTACCCGCACTACGCGACCGGATCCCCGACGGCCGCGCTCCAGGACCAGCAGCTCGCGGGCGTGGTGATGTGGGCGGTCGCGGGCATGGCGTACGTGGCCGCAGGCGCGGTGCTGTTCGTGATGTGGTTGCGCGCGCTCGAGCGCCGCTCGCCGGCGCGCGTCACCGTGGAGGCGATCCGATGA
- a CDS encoding heme-copper oxidase subunit III, translating to MTSWSAETFPTVLVEPPEPVRRGYDKAWWGMVVVIGTEGMIFMVLLAANFFLRATAKQWPPSGTELPELFQTSIFTAVLLGSSLPIFWVDWAIEKGHMRSVRIGLALSWLMGTAFLVHTILDFQALHFGWRDSSYGSVYYVIIGLHALHVIVGLLFSLLVQLKIALGRIDRDRHLTLTVFSLYWHFVDVVWIFVFSSLILSVHWR from the coding sequence GTGACCTCGTGGTCGGCGGAGACGTTCCCCACGGTTCTGGTCGAGCCGCCCGAGCCGGTGCGGCGCGGCTACGACAAGGCGTGGTGGGGCATGGTCGTCGTGATCGGCACCGAGGGGATGATCTTCATGGTCCTCCTCGCGGCGAACTTCTTCCTGCGCGCGACCGCGAAGCAGTGGCCGCCGTCGGGCACCGAGCTGCCCGAGCTCTTCCAGACGTCGATCTTCACCGCGGTGCTGCTCGGCAGCAGCCTGCCGATCTTCTGGGTCGACTGGGCGATCGAGAAGGGCCACATGCGCTCGGTGCGGATCGGGCTCGCGCTGAGCTGGCTCATGGGCACCGCGTTCCTGGTGCACACGATCCTCGACTTCCAAGCGCTGCACTTCGGCTGGCGCGACTCGTCGTACGGCTCGGTGTACTACGTGATCATCGGCCTGCACGCGCTGCACGTGATCGTCGGCCTCCTCTTCAGCCTGCTCGTGCAGCTCAAGATCGCGCTCGGTCGTATCGATCGCGACCGCCACCTCACGTTGACGGTGTTCAGCCTCTACTGGCACTTCGTCGACGTCGTGTGGATCTTCGTGTTCTCGTCGCTGATCCTCTCGGTGCACTGGCGATGA
- the ctaD gene encoding cytochrome c oxidase subunit I, translating into MTTLQEPEPVAPISEELVERAWKDAPGIPGFFTTVDHKRIGIRYIVTAFFFFFSAGVLALFMRAQLAQPNSHVLSAETYNEFFTMHGTSMIFLFNTPVLAGFGNYLLPLQLGSRDMAFPRLNAFSYWIFLLSGIFIYSSFFTGHLPNGGWFAYTPLTSTNFSPGINLDFWGLGVVFVGISTTVGAVNFIVTTFKMRAPGMTLNRLPIFVWSMLVFSFMVIFAVPAVTVAAGLLELDRIFGTQFFNPAHGGSTLLYQHLFWFWGHPEVYILFIPATGMISMIIPAFSRRALAGYLWIVTALVTIGFISFGVWVHHMFATGLPPLALSFFSAVSLLITVPSGVQFFAWIATMWKGKVRLTTPMLFAIGFLLIFLLGGITGVMVAVLPFDWQVTDSYFVVAHFHYVLNGAVVFPIFGAIYYWFPKMTGRMLDEHLGKISFWTMFIGFNVTFFPMHILGFLGMPRRVYTYSGDVGWNSLNMIVSLASVVFAAGTLLTLWNVWRSYRGGALAGADPWGADSLEWATTSPPPDNNFDATPVVASRHPLWDQRPLPVARSGPDDATHALGLEGAASRTAALTGGMRAEPGATFPIPEETVLPLVLALGIAAFFVGLLVKVVLVGAVGVAIGVIGLLAWAWKTGEEPS; encoded by the coding sequence ATGACGACGCTGCAAGAACCGGAACCGGTCGCACCGATCAGCGAGGAGCTCGTCGAGAGGGCGTGGAAGGACGCGCCCGGCATCCCCGGCTTCTTCACGACCGTCGACCACAAGCGCATCGGCATCCGCTACATCGTCACCGCGTTCTTCTTCTTCTTCAGCGCGGGCGTGCTCGCACTGTTCATGCGCGCGCAGCTGGCGCAGCCGAACAGCCACGTGCTGAGCGCGGAGACGTACAACGAGTTCTTCACGATGCACGGCACGTCGATGATCTTCTTGTTCAACACACCTGTGCTCGCCGGCTTCGGCAACTACCTCCTGCCGTTGCAGCTCGGCAGTCGCGACATGGCGTTCCCGCGCCTGAACGCGTTCAGCTACTGGATCTTCCTGCTGTCGGGGATCTTCATCTACTCGAGCTTCTTCACCGGCCACCTGCCGAACGGCGGTTGGTTCGCGTACACGCCGCTCACGAGCACCAACTTCAGCCCCGGCATCAACCTCGACTTCTGGGGACTGGGGGTGGTGTTCGTCGGCATCTCGACGACGGTCGGCGCGGTGAACTTCATCGTCACAACGTTCAAGATGCGCGCGCCCGGGATGACGTTGAACCGGCTGCCGATCTTCGTGTGGTCGATGCTCGTGTTCTCGTTCATGGTGATCTTCGCGGTGCCCGCGGTGACGGTCGCCGCGGGGCTGCTCGAGCTCGACCGCATCTTCGGGACGCAGTTCTTCAACCCCGCGCACGGCGGCAGCACGCTGCTCTACCAGCACCTGTTCTGGTTCTGGGGCCACCCCGAGGTCTACATCCTCTTCATCCCCGCGACCGGCATGATCTCGATGATCATCCCCGCGTTCTCGAGACGCGCGCTCGCGGGCTATCTCTGGATCGTCACCGCGCTCGTCACGATCGGATTCATCAGCTTCGGCGTGTGGGTGCACCACATGTTCGCGACCGGTCTGCCCCCGCTCGCGCTGTCGTTCTTCTCGGCGGTGAGCCTGCTCATCACGGTGCCCAGCGGGGTGCAGTTCTTCGCGTGGATCGCGACGATGTGGAAAGGGAAGGTGAGACTCACGACCCCGATGCTGTTCGCCATCGGGTTCCTCCTCATCTTCCTGCTCGGCGGCATCACCGGCGTGATGGTCGCGGTGCTCCCGTTCGACTGGCAGGTCACCGACAGCTACTTCGTCGTCGCGCACTTCCACTACGTGCTGAACGGCGCGGTCGTGTTCCCGATCTTCGGCGCGATCTACTACTGGTTCCCGAAGATGACCGGCCGGATGCTCGACGAGCATCTCGGCAAGATCAGCTTCTGGACGATGTTCATCGGCTTCAACGTGACGTTCTTCCCGATGCACATCCTCGGGTTCCTCGGCATGCCGCGCCGCGTGTACACGTACAGCGGCGACGTCGGTTGGAACTCGTTGAACATGATCGTGTCGCTCGCGTCGGTGGTGTTCGCGGCGGGCACGTTGCTGACGCTCTGGAACGTGTGGCGCAGCTATCGCGGTGGCGCGCTCGCGGGCGCGGATCCATGGGGCGCGGACTCGCTCGAGTGGGCGACGACCTCGCCGCCGCCCGACAACAACTTCGACGCGACCCCGGTCGTCGCGAGTCGCCATCCCCTCTGGGACCAGCGCCCGCTTCCCGTCGCGCGCTCCGGCCCGGATGACGCGACGCACGCGCTCGGGCTCGAGGGCGCGGCGAGCCGCACGGCCGCGCTCACCGGCGGCATGCGCGCGGAGCCCGGCGCCACGTTCCCGATCCCCGAGGAGACGGTGCTGCCGCTCGTGCTCGCGCTCGGCATCGCCGCGTTTTTCGTCGGGCTGCTCGTGAAGGTGGTGCTCGTCGGCGCGGTCGGCGTCGCGATCGGCGTGATCGGCCTGCTCGCGTGGGCGTGGAAGACGGGCGAGGAGCCGTCTTGA
- the coxB gene encoding cytochrome c oxidase subunit II — protein MSRRARNIVATGVALALAGLLLAGCGNSKSPNMLDPKGTEARDIASVWWLMFGLAAFVYIVVGGLIIYAVRKGRRRSRAERDANDSVEPDTPRFDDHMVLWGGIVVPLVILFVLAVVTVTTTNALRRPASDALRIDVVGKRWWWAVSYPTTHFVTANDIHLPAGRPIELHLTTADVIHSFWVPQLAGKVDMIPNQDNLLRFVAKTPGTYRGECAEFCGLQHAHMDFVVVVQSQGDYDRWVAEHAQPPVEPASELADEGQVAFDSEACAGCHTIDGTPAQGKVGPNLTDLGERPYLGAGALENTPENLKQWITNAQRSKPGALMPPIQLSSAKASAIVAYLESLQ, from the coding sequence GTGAGCCGGCGCGCGCGCAACATCGTCGCGACCGGCGTCGCGCTCGCGCTCGCCGGACTGTTGCTCGCGGGCTGCGGTAACTCGAAGTCGCCGAACATGCTCGATCCGAAGGGCACCGAGGCGCGCGACATCGCGAGCGTGTGGTGGCTGATGTTCGGGCTCGCGGCGTTCGTCTACATCGTCGTCGGCGGTCTGATCATCTACGCGGTGCGCAAGGGTCGGCGCCGGTCACGTGCCGAGCGCGATGCGAACGACTCGGTCGAGCCCGACACACCGCGCTTCGACGACCACATGGTGCTCTGGGGCGGCATCGTCGTCCCGCTCGTGATCCTGTTCGTGCTCGCGGTCGTGACCGTCACGACGACGAACGCGTTGCGCCGGCCCGCGTCCGACGCGCTGCGTATCGACGTCGTCGGCAAGCGCTGGTGGTGGGCCGTCTCGTATCCGACGACGCACTTCGTGACCGCGAACGACATCCACCTGCCCGCGGGCCGCCCGATCGAGCTGCACCTCACCACCGCCGACGTGATCCACAGCTTCTGGGTGCCGCAGCTCGCGGGCAAGGTCGACATGATCCCGAATCAGGACAACCTCCTGCGCTTCGTCGCGAAGACGCCCGGCACGTACCGCGGCGAGTGCGCGGAGTTCTGCGGCCTCCAGCACGCGCACATGGACTTCGTCGTCGTGGTGCAGTCGCAGGGCGACTACGACCGCTGGGTGGCGGAGCACGCGCAGCCGCCGGTCGAACCCGCGTCCGAGCTCGCCGACGAGGGGCAGGTCGCGTTCGACTCGGAGGCCTGCGCGGGCTGCCACACGATCGACGGCACCCCCGCACAGGGGAAGGTCGGCCCGAACCTCACCGACCTCGGCGAGCGCCCCTATCTCGGCGCGGGCGCGCTCGAGAACACGCCCGAGAACCTGAAGCAATGGATCACGAACGCGCAGAGGTCGAAGCCCGGCGCGTTGATGCCCCCCATCCAACTGTCGTCGGCGAAAGCCAGCGCGATCGTTGCCTACCTCGAGAGCCTCCAGTAG
- a CDS encoding Rieske 2Fe-2S domain-containing protein — protein sequence MTPGERDARNAARIVSGCFLLSAAGAIALIVVYWRGGQPQLEGTFLAVAFLSLGIGFVVWAHRLLPNTPRVEPRPPLGTTPEERAELIDDLDRGGVLERRRFLLGALTSALGAIGVSLLFPIRSLGPQPGNALDHTPWKKGMRVVTSDGEAVTAKSVPSDGLVTVFPEGFPDSADGQAVLMRVDPSLLEGARGGSEWAPDGLIAFSKVCTHAGCPVGLYQSSIHQLLCPCHQSAFDVLRGAEPTTGPADRALPQLPLMIDGDGVLRARGDFSSPVGPRTWNLS from the coding sequence GTGACTCCTGGCGAGCGCGACGCACGGAACGCCGCGCGCATCGTCAGCGGCTGCTTCCTGTTGAGCGCGGCCGGCGCGATCGCGCTCATCGTCGTGTACTGGCGCGGCGGGCAGCCGCAGCTCGAAGGCACGTTCCTCGCGGTCGCGTTCCTCTCGCTCGGAATCGGCTTCGTCGTGTGGGCGCATCGTCTGCTGCCGAACACGCCGCGTGTCGAACCGCGACCGCCGCTCGGCACGACGCCCGAGGAGCGCGCCGAGCTCATCGATGACCTCGACCGCGGCGGGGTGCTCGAGCGCCGGCGCTTCCTGCTCGGCGCGCTCACGAGCGCGCTCGGCGCGATCGGCGTGTCGCTGCTCTTCCCCATCCGTTCACTCGGGCCGCAGCCGGGGAACGCGCTCGACCACACGCCGTGGAAGAAAGGGATGCGCGTCGTCACGAGCGACGGCGAGGCGGTCACCGCGAAGAGCGTGCCGAGCGACGGGCTCGTCACCGTGTTCCCCGAGGGGTTCCCGGACTCCGCCGACGGGCAGGCCGTGCTCATGCGCGTCGACCCGTCACTGCTCGAGGGCGCGCGCGGCGGATCGGAATGGGCGCCCGACGGCCTCATCGCGTTCTCGAAGGTGTGCACCCACGCGGGCTGTCCGGTCGGCCTCTACCAGTCGTCGATCCACCAGCTGCTGTGCCCGTGCCACCAGTCGGCGTTCGACGTGCTGCGCGGCGCGGAGCCGACGACCGGTCCCGCCGACCGCGCGCTCCCCCAGTTGCCCCTCATGATCGACGGCGACGGCGTGCTCCGCGCGCGCGGCGACTTCTCGTCGCCCGTCGGTCCGCGCACGTGGAACCTCTCGTGA